The genomic region GCTCCGGTTCCCAAGCCATAACTGTTGTCACCAGCTCCATAGCCAAGTGTCCCACTATTGTTAGAGACATTATTTCCCCCACCTTGAGGTGAAATTGCCGAAGAACGCCAATTGACTCCAGCATTGCCAAATGTATTTCCTCCAATGCTACCACTTCCTGCTCCCATGTAAGCACTGGAATTTGCAGAATTTGTATTAAGACCCCCATTCCCCCACAAATTCCGAGTCACTGAGCTGAAAAATGATGAGCTTCCTCCATTACCACCATCATATCCAACGGGATTGCTAAACCTATTTGAATTATTGATATAGTAAGGGCTCAATCCCCGTCCATAGCTCGCATTATTATTAAAATTTGCATTTCCTCCATAATTTGGGCTCAATCCTGGCTCAAAGTTCATTCCCATTCCATAACCAGAACCAAACGGAGGAAATCCACTTCGACCACCAGCAACTGGACTGAACCTACCAAGTCCATAACCTCCAACAGTACTTGGATTATACCCCTGAGTATAGCCAGTGAGGAAGCTATTGACCCTACTGAGACCGTAATTGTATCCACCAAGAGGACTGCGACTGGGACCAGGTGATAACTCTTTTGGAACAGCACGCTTGACCTCAACCATCTTCCCATTCAGTTCATGAAATGTCTTAAGCAAAACCTTGTCCACTGCTTCCTCTGAATCATAAGTGATAAATCCAAAGCCTCTTGGCCTCTGGGTGTTGTGATCATACATTACCACAACATCTGTAATTGTCCCAAACTGTTCAAAATACTTCTTGAAGTCACCTTCTGTAACAGTAGATGCTAAACCTCCAACAAATATTTTTCTTGTGCGTCCTGGACCTGGTGAACCATGGATGCTGCCACTGGTTCTACTCAAAGTGTTCTGGTCATCCCTGGGAACAGCCTTTTTCGCCTCCACCTAAGAATACATAATGCAGTCATAAAGACAGAATCAAACTATAACGGATCCGCAGATTACTGATCAACTTAGTTGGATAAGTTACTGCAGAAAAATGATCTTGAAAAGTATAAGAGAATGAGGAGCATGATTTACTGTTCCTCGATTTGAAATTTACTTGAATACAGAACCACACAGTAAGAGACTTCCTGCAATTACAATGTCATACCCGTGACTGCTATAGGAAATGAATTTCACTTACATTTTATGCAAGTTAAACAGAAAAGCTTAATGATCCCCAGCCATGACTTCAACATAAACATAGAGACGGATAAGACTACATTCATTGAAATTACCATTCTTCCATCAATGTTGTGCTTTTCCATTATGACAGTGTCTGCAACGGCTGGGTCAGCAAAAACTACAAAACCAAATCCACGAGCTCTTCCTGTGGTCCGATCCTTCATGATCACTGCTTCTACCACCTCCCCAAAAGCACTAAAATACTCTTTCAGACGCTCTTCATTTGTGTCCCAAGATATGCCGCCAATGAATAACTTCCCACTATCGGACTGCATTTTTCCTAGGAGTAAACATGAATTCAATCTTAGAAAAGCTGCAAACGCAAATCAGTATGACTCAAACACAGAGCCAATCTTTATCAAAATCTCAAACCCAATTCAGAAAATTAAGGTAATATTCATGGATCCAACGCGATTCCTCATGGAACAGTAAAACTAAAACAACATCCAATCAAATCTCAAAACACCACCCTCAGCTGAAATATAACCTCTATCTTGATCCACAATCAAACATCCACCCAATCAAAACCAAATGCAGACAATCACATAAATCACCAAACTAGAAAGAACAGTACCTTTTGCGAGAATGTTTCAAACAAACACACTGGATTCAATTTAGTGATATCCGATCCTTCACCGATCAAATACCGGACGCGCAATTCAGAAATCCTATAAAAAAAATCCAGAAAGTTCTTCAATCAGAAAAAACTCACCAGGATCCAAATCCAACACCCAAATCAGAAAAAACACAAAAACCAAATCAGATTCCAACCACACGCACCGATTAAGGAAAACCCAGATTGCAAACCTTGAAGGAAATTAAGATCTGAGAGGAGGCACTGTGAAAATAAGAACAGAGGGCATGTTCAACCTCCTCTCAAATATATTGCCCCCCTCCAAAACTTGGTATTGGTTTGTTTCAATGGTGTAAATTTGATCACCAAATGCAAATTCAGTTACCTAACAAGATGATGAGTAGAGAGGATTGGAAAACAAAGAATGTGTATTTCTAGAGGGAGAAACACGAAGTAGAGAGAGAAAGGGAAGCTATTGGGGAGGTCTGTGAGGAATATATAGGCACTCTGTAAATGAGAAGATTGAAGATTTTCACTTTCTTTTCTTTCTTTTTTTTTATTTTCGTGTGATTGTGAATTTGATTTGAAATTTTATAGAAATGTCAGTCTGAAATGCCCAACCAAAATTTATGAAAAAGAAAGGAGAGAAACTTGGTTCTGATAAATGAGCAGGATTACTTGTCCTCCGGGTCGCCGTTCATTCCTCATATACTGAATTCACCCTTCTATTACAATTTGCCCGAGGCTTTGCATGAAAGCTAGCTCATACCCA from Fragaria vesca subsp. vesca linkage group LG3, FraVesHawaii_1.0, whole genome shotgun sequence harbors:
- the LOC101313871 gene encoding uncharacterized protein LOC101313871, yielding MQSDSGKLFIGGISWDTNEERLKEYFSAFGEVVEAVIMKDRTTGRARGFGFVVFADPAVADTVIMEKHNIDGRMVEAKKAVPRDDQNTLSRTSGSIHGSPGPGRTRKIFVGGLASTVTEGDFKKYFEQFGTITDVVVMYDHNTQRPRGFGFITYDSEEAVDKVLLKTFHELNGKMVEVKRAVPKELSPGPSRSPLGGYNYGLSRVNSFLTGYTQGYNPSTVGGYGLGRFSPVAGGRSGFPPFGSGYGMGMNFEPGLSPNYGGNANFNNNASYGRGLSPYYINNSNRFSNPVGYDGGNGGSSSFFSSVTRNLWGNGGLNTNSANSSAYMGAGSGSIGGNTFGNAGVNWRSSAISPQGGGNNVSNNSGTLGYGAGDNSYGLGTGAYGRNSGATVGPTSSLAASNGGYEGAFADFYNGGSVYGDPTWRSSNSERDGSGPFGYGLGSAASDVSAKSSPGFVGGYSVNKRQPNTGIAA